In the genome of Bosea sp. BIWAKO-01, the window CGCGCTGTTCAGCGCAGGAGTTGCTGCCCGCACCCGGGGGAGGGTCCTGTGGTGTATCACGCGGCCGGACCTCTTCGCGCCCTCCATCGCACAAGCCGGACTGGGTGCCGATCGGGTGATCTATGTGGAAGCCTGCGACGACAGGACCGTGCTTTCCTGCATGGAGGAAGGGCTACGGCACGGAGGACTGGGCTCCGTCGTCGGGGAAGTCGCTCGCCTGTCCATGACCGCCTCTCGTCGGCTGCAACTGGCCGCGGAGGGGACAGGCTCGATCGGGATCGCCCTTCGCCGTTGGCGGCGTCAGACGGAGGCAGCCGATTTCGGGCAGCCAACGGCCGCGATGACGCGCTGGCGCGTCTCGGTGATGCCGTCCACAGCGCTGCCGGTGCCCGGCGTGGGACGGCCTCGCTGGCTGGTCGAACTCATCCGGGCCCGCGCCGGCGACAGTGCAGATTTCGAGTTGGAGGCGTGCGATGACACGGGTTGTCTCGCTCTTCCTGCCGACCTGGTCCACCGACCGGGCGCGGCGGAAGGCGGGCGACGCAGCGCCTCCGCCTGAGGCGCCGCTCGTCCTGATAGGCCGCGACGGAAACAGGCGGATAGTGCTGGCAGCGGATGCTGCGGCACAAGCTTCCGGCCTCCGCTCTGGCATGCCGGTGACAAAGGCGCAGGTGCTCGTTCCGGGGCTGATCGTCGAGGACGCCGATCCGGCCGCCGACTCCGAAGGGCTGGAGCGGCTGGCCGTCTGGATTTTGGAGCGTATCGCACCGGTCGTCGCACCCGATCCGCCGGACGGGATCGTCATCGACTCGTCAGGTGCCGACCATTTGCATGGTGGCGAGAGCGCCATGCTCGACGGGCTGATCGGCCGCCTCGCCATGTCGGGGATCGCCGCGCGAGCGGCCGTCGCCGACTCGTGGGGCGCCGCACATGCGTTGGCTCGTTACAGGACACGTTCGGCGATCAGGGCTGCTCCAGGGCATGGGCCATCCGTCATCGCATCGTTGCCGCTGGAGGCTCTGCGGCTTCCATCCTCCGTTAGCGTCGGACTCCGCACTCTGGGCTTCGAGCGGATCGGTGATCTGCTGGAGCAGCCGCGGGCGCCTCTGGCTCTGCGATTTGGTCCGGAGATTGGTCGCCGCATCGACCAAGCGCTTGGCGATCTCGGCGAGCCGATCAAGGCCATTCGGCCACCCGACCTGATCGAGGTTCGCCAGGCATTCGCCGAGCCGATCGGCGCCGCGGAGACGATCGCGCGCTATATTGGCAAGCTCGTCGTGCAGCTCTGCGAACGCCTCGAGGAGCGCGGGTTCGGCGCGCGTCGTCTCGACCTCATCTGCCACCGCGTCGACAATCGCGCTCAGGCAATTCGGGTCGGATTGGCGGTGCCTGTTCGTGACATCAAGCGACTGAGCCGGCTCCTCTGCGAGAAGATCGATACGATCGAGCCGGGTTTCGGAATCGAGGTGATGACGCTCGCCGCGACCATCGCCGAACCGCTGGAACGCAAGCAAACCACCAGCTCGCTTGTCGAGGAAAGCCTCCCGGATGTGTCGGACCTGGTCGATACCCTGATAAACCGCGTCGGGGAGCGCGCCATCTATCGTCTGGCTCCGGTCGCGAGCGACGTTCCTGAACGTTCCGTCTGCCGCATCCCGGCCATGGCGGCCGAGACGGGGGCAAGTTGGCCAGGCCATTGGCCCCGGCCTACCCGACTGCTCCCGCAACCGGAACCGGTCGAGACCATGGCACTGCTGCCTGACCAGCCCCCGGTTTGGTTCACCTGGCGGGGAATCCGTCGACGGGTGAAGCGTGCGGACGGGCCCGAACGAGTCTTTGGCGAATGGTGGAAGCGCGATGCCGAGCTGGCCGCGGTTCGCGACTATTTCCGGGTCGAGGATGATGCCGGTGAGCGCTACTGGCTCTATCGCGCCGGCGACGGTGAGCACGTTGCGACCGGCTCGCATCGTTGGTTTCTGCACGGGGTGTTCGGATGAGCAGCCCACGCTACGCCGAGCTTCAGGTCACCTCGCATTTCAGTTTCCTGCGCGGGGCCTCCTCATGTGAGCAATTGTTCGCGCAGGCTGCGGCGGCTGGCACCGAAGCCCTCGCCATTGTCGACCGCAATTCGCTGGCGGGGATTGTCCGCGCCTATGAGGCCGCAAAGACGACCGGGGTTCGCCTCGTCGTGGGGTGCCGGCTTGATCTGGTCGATGGTACGTCGGTGCTCGTCTACCCCACCGATCGGGCGGCGTACTCGCGGCTCTGTCGGCTGCTCTCGCTCGGCAAGAAGCGCGGTGGCAAGGCAAAGTGCCACCTCGAATGGCCCGATCTTGTCGCCTATGGCGAGGGTCTGATCGCTGTCCTCGTTCCTGATCACGCCGACGAGGAATGCGCCTTCCGTCTTCGGCGACTTCGCGATGCGTTCGCTGACCGCGTCTATCTCGCGCTGACGTTGCGCCGACGACCGAACGACCAGCTCCGGCTTCACGAACTCTCGAACCTCGCTGCCCGGATGGGCGTGTCGACCGTCGTCACCAACGACGTGCTCTTCCATGAACCCGCGCGGCGCATTCTCCAGGACGTAGTGACGTGCATCCGACACAACGTCTCGATCGACGCCCTGGGCGACCGGCGCGAACGACATGCCGATCGCTACATCAAGCCTCCGGAAGAGATGCATCGGCTGTTCAGCCGCTACCCCGAGGCTTTGGCGCGGACGCTACAGATCGTCAGCCGATGCCGCTTCTCGCTCGATGAACTGGCCTATCAATATCCCGAGGAGCGCGACGATCCGGCGCTCACTCCCCAACAGACCCTGGACAAGCTGACCTGGGAAGGCGCCATCGAGCGCTACCCCGAAGGCATTCCAGAGAGCGTAACCGCAGCTCTTCAGCACGAGCTTCGACTAATCGAGAAGCTTGGCTACGCCCCATACTTCCTGACGGTGAACTCGATCGTTCGCTTCGCCCGATCGCGGGACATTCTGTGCCAGGGGCGCGGCTCGGCGGCGAACTCGGCCGTCTGCTACGTGCTCGGCATCACCTCGATCGATCCGGGCCGCAATGATTTGCTGTTCGAGCGCTTCGTGTCCGAGGAGCGCCGAGAGCCGCCGGACATCGACGTCGATTTCGAGCATGAGCGGCGCGAGATCGTCATGCAGTGGATCTTCGACACCTATGGGCGCGATCACGCTGCGCTATGCTCGACCGTTATCCGCTATCGCACCAAGGGCGCGCTCCGGGACGTCGGAAAAGCCCTTGGCCTGCCGGAGGACCTGATCGGCACGTTGTCCTCGCAGGTCTGGGCCTGGTCGGAAGCAGGCGTCGAGCCGCGCCATGTCGAAGAGCTGAACCTCAACCTCAAGGATCGGCGGCTTCGTCTGACCCTCGACCTGGCGCGTCAGCTTATGGGCGCGCCCCGGCACCTCAGCCAACACCCCGGAGGGTTCGTCCTCACGCATGACCGGCTCGACGATCTCGTTCCGATCGAGCCCGCCGCCATGGCCGATCGACAGGTCATCGAGTGGGACAAGGACGATATCGATGCGTTGAAGTTCATGAAAGTCGACGTGCTGGCGCTCGGCATGCTGACCTGCATGAAGAAGGGGCTCAACCTTCTGTCCGAGCACAAGGGCATCAATCTCGATCTTGCGACGATCCCGGCCGAGGACCCTCGCACCTACGCGATGATCCGGAAGGCCGACACGCTCGGCACCTTTCAGATCGAGAGCCGCGCGCAGATGTCGATGCTGCCGCGGCTGAAACCCCGGACGTTTTATGACCTCGTCGTCCAGGTCGCGATCGTCCGGCCAGGCCCGATCCAGGGCGACATGGTGCATCCCTATCTTCGCCGGCGCGAGGGTCTGGAGCCAGTCCACTATCCCAAGCCGGAGCTGGAGAAGGTGCTGGGCAAGACCCTGGGCGTGCCGCTGTTCCAGGAACAGGCCATGCGCGTGGCGATCGAGTGCGCCGGCTTCACCCCGGGTGAGGCCGACATGCTCAGAAAGTCGATGGCGACTTTCAAGTTCACCGGCGGCGTCTCCGTGTTCAAGGACAAGCTGATCGCCGGCATGGTCGCCAACGGCTACGAGCCGGAGTTCGCCGAGCAGACTTTCAAGCAGCTCGAAGGGTTCGGCAGCTATGGCTTTCCGGAAAGCCACGCAGCCTCATTCGCGCTGATTGCCTACGCCTCAGCGTGGCTCAAATGCTGGCATCCCGACATCTTCTGCGCTGCACTCCTCAACAGCCAGCCCATGGGCTTCTATGCTCCCGCCCAGATCGTCCGTGACGCGCAGGCGCATGGAATCGAGATTCGTCCGGTCTGCGCCAACGCCTCGAGGTGGGACAGCACGCTTGAGCCGACCCGCGACGACAGCCGCTTCGCGATCCGGCTGGGTTTGCGCATGGTGAAAGGGCTCGCCAATGCTCACGGGGCGGCCATCGTCGCGGCTCGGGCCGATCAGCCCTTTGCTTCCGTGGATGACCTCTGGCGGCGTGGTGGCGTTCCCGTGGCTGCGCTCACGCATATTGCCGAAGCCGACGGCTTCCGACCGTGCTTCGGTCTGGCGCGTCGTGAGGCGCTGTGGGCGATCAAAGCGCTGCGCGATGAGCCGCTACCGCTTTTCGCGGCAGCCTCTGCCAGGCAGTCCGAGATCATCCCCGAAGTGGACGAGCCGACTGTGTCCCTGCGGCAGATGACGACCGGCAGCGAGGTGGTCGAAGACTACCGACATGTCAGCCTGTCGCTGCGCAGTCACCCGGTCGCCTTCCTCCGAAGGGATCTGCGGCGGCGGCGCATCGTTACCTGCGCCGAGGCGATGGAAGCACGTGATGGCCGCTGGCTCGAGGCCGCTGGGATCGTGCTTGTCCGCCAGCGGCCAGGCAGCGCCAAGGGCGTCATGTTCATCACCCTCGAGGATGAGAGCGGCATCGCCAACCTCGTCGTCTGGCAAAAGGTCTTCGAGCAGAACCGCCGCACCATTCTGTCCGCCGGCATGATTTCCGTGCGTGGACGGATACAACGCGAAGGCGAAGTAGTGCATCTCGTTGCGCAGCGGCTTTCCGATCTGTCTGCCGAGCTTGCCAGCGTCGGCGACCGGGAGGCGCCTTTCCCCGTGCCGCATGGGCGCGGCGACGAGTTCCATCACGGCTCGGCGACACCGGCCCCGCGCGGGATGCCGCCGAAGGGCCTGCGGACCCGCGACATCTACATCCCGGACCTGCACATCGACACGATCAAGGTGAAGACGCGGGACTTCCGCTGAGGGGGGCGCCGTAATCACGATTCTCCTTATCAAGTTGAGCCTTGAGCCGACGGAGCTCCGCAGAAACGTCCGGGTTCGAAATCAGATAGCCGCCGGTCCGGGATGGCGTGTCATGGCGGAGTCGTCTCACAAGCTTCCCGACCTCAGGCTCCTTGAGGTCCCTTTTCTCAGGTGCATTATCGGATTCGACCATTATTCTTCCCTTCACGCATGCGCCGCTTACTCATCAAATGCGCCACGTTATCGGTCTTGGCGCCGTCTCCGGCTCTCAAGCTCGCTATCTCGCGCTCCATAACCATTATCCTGAACGACAATGCAGCGATGGTTTGAGCCAAGCGCTCCGATCTCGAGATTTCAGAGACATTCTTTTTCTCAGGCGCGGCCTCGTCGCCATCAACCGAATCTTCGGCTGAGATTTTTCCTGTCTGAATCTTAAGTTCCCGGACGAGAGCTCGCAGCTCGCCCCTAAGTTCTTCGTGGTATTTCGGCCGCAAAGTACCTCTGGATTTGACTCCAGCGATCTTCCGGATGGCAGTTTCGGTTATCGTTCCCTCGTATAGGTAGGTCGCCGTAGCGGGATCGAAATTCTTGGCGTCCAGTACCCGCGCCTTGAAAACCGCCATCGCTCGGCGCATGTCGCGGTCCGTGTCCGCCGCCGTTTTACCCATCAGCGACCTCCAGCAGCTCGGAAACGATCGGATCTTCAGCGAATTCGTCGAGCAGTTCCGGAAAAGCATTAAGCTTCTCTCGCACGACCCGCGAGTAATGGCTCCAGATCAAACTTCCAGGCTCTGCCTTCCGCATGTGCGACAGCGCGTCGGATACGTTGATTCGTGCTTGCTCAAGGAACTCGGGCATCTCCAGATGCCAGGCGCAGTCGAGCTTGCATTTTGCGATATTTGGTAGCTCGTTTTCGCTCGCGCAGGCCCCAGCCTCACCGATTGGCTTACAGCATGCGACCAACCCAGGCAGGAGTTGCTTGATGGCAAAGCCATCGGGTCCGCTTGTAAGCCGGTCGACAATGTCTTCGGCCGTTAGCCTGGCCTGATCGCGTTTGCCTGTCGGCACAATTACGTCGAGATTTTCAGCCAGTCGCGATATGGCGACCTGAAATTGATTGGCGCCACCCCCGCGCAATTCCTCGGCCCTTTCGACGTAAGCGATGGCGATCTGTCTCTGCTCCTCCTCGGCGAGCTCGCGGAGCTCTTCGAGGATACCGTCGTTTGCAAGAATGTACCGCAACGTCATCGCAAGGTTCTCGTGCCCGAAAAGCCTTCTCAGAATCGAGGGCCCGCCGTGGAGAGCGATCACGATTAGCCGCGCGGTAGTCTTTCTGAATCTGTGGTGGTGACACGATGTGCCGTCGAGGAGGTCCGAGAACCCATTCTTAGCTGCAAATCTAACAAGAGTTTGCGCAATTTGCCTTTTCGGCTCTCCTCCATCGAATAGAGTGTTGCATTTGCGTAAGAAAAAGCGAAATTCGTGATCTTCAGAAACTCTTATGTAAGCCAGTTGGCCGATAATAATTCTTCTCAATTCAGGGCTGATAGGCCAGTCTCTTTTTGAGCCGGAGAATGAGTTCGAGAGCTTAAATGTATTTCCGTTTATGAAGCTATCGAGCTTTCCTTGCGTTCGACGACTGACAAGGAACTTACGCCTCGGCAGAGCGGCTACCTCCTCCCAGCGTGGCCCGAGCAGCAGGGACAAGATGAAGATCGTCGCGGTCTGGCATAGGTTTGCGAGCGCGATGAGATCCTTGGATGAGCCGGCATAGAAGCCATCCGGCCACGACCTCGCCTTCGCGATGACAGCGACGTCATCGGGAGTTGGCGATCTTGGTAGCGCGCGAAGCTCTCGAAGAACGCTATTTACGATCGGCCGAACGCCTTCGAGCACCCGCAAGCAAAACTCTCCCGCGGCTGCAACGAACTTGTCGGGGAAAGGCTGCCACTTGCGGTCGTCTTCAGCATCTCGGTTGCCATCTCGAATCGCAGAGACGTCGAGGCCATCATGAAGCTGCTCAATTCCCTCGGTATCATCCACGCCCACGGATTGAAGAGACGGGGGCGGTTCAAACATGCGGTAGCTCTCAGGCGCAAGAGCTTTCCAGAGCCGCAGTGTCTTGTATACAGGTGGAACCGACTTGCGTAGGTTTTTAGGTAATTTTTCAATGAATCTAATAAGATCAACATATAGCAACTCTGAAAATTTTCTCCCTTCAGAAAGGGAGAAGTGGCCTAATCTTGTGTAAAATTGCCTCCTTATCCTCAAAGTTGATATAGACAGCGGCTTTACGTGAGAAAAAAACTCTAAATACATACATCTTTTGATGTTTATTTTTATTTCTTGGACGTCGACTTCACTGTAATCGCCTTTTATGTGAAATTTATGCTTTAGAGTATGTGTCGGCCTTGTCTCATATTCACGATGCCACGCGATCGGGGTTTCCCACAGATCGTCACGCACGTGGATTGCGCCGCCCTCTGGCGTCGGGAATAGCGGAAGATCCACGAACAATTCGTCTTGATCGAAACGAGCATCTCCGGGCATCGGATAGAGCGTCCTGGCTTCGAGCTTTGCACCTTGCCAACCGGATGCTGCGAGATCGCTCCACCATAACAGTAAGCCGGGCGGCGGGATCATTGCCGCGTCTCCCGGGCGAAACCAGCGAACATGCCCGTTTGGACTATGACCGGCAGATGGCGGGCCTCCTCGATTGATTTAGCTACCAAAGAGTGATGAAATTTATTGCGAATATGCAGATATAAAGCCAACATCACTGGATAGTCGCTCGTCTCCCAAAGAGACAAAGCAATATCACTGCGTAGACGTTCCAGGTCCATAATAACTCGAGACAACATAACTAAGCTTTCTTTCGTCGCATACCACCTGCTGCAAGCGAAGCAGCGTTGGGCCAAGCAGATTCGACCACCCGGATTGCCCGGATCGGCATCCTTGTCGGGTTTTGTTGGCTCACTGCACAGCAGTCCTGATGTCGATTTATGCAGTCTCTCAGGTCTGTGACTGGCTGGAGAGAACTTTCCTACTTTGAGATCTAATATTATTCGGTTCTGTAGATCAATTTGTTTCTTTTTATCTTCTATTATAACAGATTTCTTTTCAAGATAATGAAGAAGAGAAGCAATCGTCGAGTGACCCAAGGCCTGCATCGTAAGAATATGGTTGAATCCGCTGCGAAAATAAACAAACAATGCCCAAATATCACGGCCATCTGACAGCCTATATCGGAATGGAGGCCTTTTTTCTTTAGCCGCAATTGCGTCAAAGAATGCGTCAAGCCACCCGTGAATAGTGTCCTTGCTTTTTCCGGGAAGGATGTCCCTTATGCCAAACTGAGTTGGGTATACCCAGATCAGTTCCGCTCGCCGCGCCATATCCCCATCACCGGTGAGTGCCGCCACTTCTTTCATCCGGCTTCGTAACGGGGCCTGTATCTCGATCACTCGCTGGATAATTCTGTAGGCATCGGTGTGCTTCGTCCGCGAAGACGATGCCCGGACGATCCGCTCACCGTCCCGCTTCGGACCGAAAAGGATCACTCGCTTCTCCGGAGAGAAGAGGTCGGGCGTGAACCATCTATCGACAGGCATGCGCGCGATGGTGTCCACATTCAGGCCGGTCTTCATGCTTACCATTGCGAGAGCAACCGCGATTTCGGGAGCGCGAAGAAATACGCACGCGACGTGCGCATCAATCGTCGCGTTCTGATAGAAGCCTTCTTCCCAAACTAGGTCGGCCGGCAAATCGTGGCGAAGACGATCTGGGCGTTGGGACATGAGGTGTCCCGGATCACGCGCAATAGATCGGAATGGCGTCTCCTTGAGCAGGTATGCTAGGCGGTTTTTTGCGTGGTTCCAGTACCCGCCGTTCCACCTATAGGTACCGCTACTTCCAGGGACGAATTCGTCCGCACGCGAAGCCAGGTCTCTTCCGCGATCAATGCGCCGTAATATGCCGTGCCAAGCACGAGCGAGATGTCGGAATGCCCATTTCGCATCGTCAAATTCGACATGTTCAATGTCATACATCTCACTGGCTGAGTATTTGAAATAAATATATATATTAAGTACAGCTTTCCGCGTGTTGCCATGGTCGTAATCAAGCTCGAAAGCTTGAATAAACACGGAATGAACTAGCCAGTTTATCTTATATTTATAGCTTTGAGCCATTTCACTAGCTGAAATAGATTTTAGCCAGTTGATAAAATGCCGCCAGATCGCCTCAAGCTCCTCCCAAGTGAGGTCATCGATCTTTACGGCTTTGGCGCCGTGCATCAGCTCCGACAATCGCTCTTGATCGTCCAGAAAGCGCCAGAAATGCGTCAAGCAAGTGCGAAGGGCCATCGCGGACAACAGCGTGGTCTGCCTCACGCTGCGTTGAAAGCCCTCCTTGATGCGCGCAGCCAATTGGGGACGACCGCGGTAGGTGCTACCGGCGAAGTCCGATCCGACCGCCAACGGTTCGATTGTGAAGGTCCATTTCGCCGTCTTTCGAGTCACCGGATCGGAGGTGCGGCCGGAAACGATCCAGTTCACGCGGCCTCTCCGTCGAGTTCGTCGCTGTACTGCTGAGGTATCTCAGAGCCCATCAGGTATGCGACGCCACGTAGGTATTTTACCGTTGTCTCAATGCTCTCATGACCGAGTGCGCTTTGAAGCCGAAGCAATTCGGCTGAAAGTATCGCCTCTCCTGAAGAGATGTTGAACGCATGAGGGTGCATCGAGAGAATCCTCGCCTTCTGCTTCCACTCTCTCAGCAAAAAGTGCGCGGCGAAGTGATGTCTCAGGACGTGTGGCGACAGGGCCGAATATCCGGCAGCATGCCGTGCTCGAGCAAATTGCTTCTGGAGATACCGAGGCTGCATGGGCGCGGTTCCCTCGATGCTGTCGCCGATCAAAAGCGCATCGGTCGGGGTCGCTAGCCGCGCCTCGTAGAACTTTCGATCGAACTCCTTGAAGCGCTCAACCGCCCTGACGATACTCTCGTCGATCGGCACTGGGCGAGACTTCCCGAATTTTCCAGTGACCGTCACGAACCGGCGCGCTCGATCTTTGTGGAACTCTTCGAGAGACGGAAACGACCTTACGGTCAGAGCTAGGACCTCAGCGATGCGCAATCCCATTCGATGGATTAAGCGAGCAGCCAACGTTCCAGGGGCGGTTTCGAATTCGCCACAAAATGCATCGATCTCCTTCTCATCGTACCAGACCTCGATCTGCTCCGGGTTGCACCGGCGCATAACCAGGAGTTCCCCTTTGTCGCCGGACCTTCTCGAGCGGCGGAATCGCCGGCCCTTCTTCGATCGCTCTAGGACAAGACGACCACGCCAGCCTCTCTGAGAACCGAAATTGAGAAAGTCGATGGCCGAGAGGAGGTATTGGTTGACTGAGGAAGGCTGGAGGCCCTGCTTTTTAGAGGTGAGGCCAGCTTCCAGATCGTCGCCGTAGAGTTCGAGAGTGGCTTGGTCGACTTCGCGATAATCCAAGCCCTCAAGCAACAGCCACCTGCGCAGGACATCGAGTTGATACGCTCGGCTCCGAAGGTAGTTGAGCTGCGCGCGAAGGACCTCTCGGCCGTACACCTCTAAGTCTCTTCCTGGCACCGGGGTTGCCGGCGACCAGTCGCCGTTCCGGCGCGCCCAAAGATACTCGTTCAATCGCTCGTCGAACTCTCCAGTCTCATTGACAATAAACGGCGCACCTTCGAGCCCCGGCGGAATGCCCTCCTTGATTGCTTCTTGGCTGACAACGAACACAGTGCGAACTGCCTGCCTAGACGCTGCCATGGCCATGCCGAGCCTCCGCGCGCCGAACTGTGAAGTCCGCGCATCCTGAAACGCTCACCACCTGATCAAGCGTTGCTCCGCTGGCCACCGCGAGCCTCCCTTGCGCTGCTGGACATGCTGAACCGGATAAAAACATGTCGGCGGCGGCGTCAAGTATATAGCGCATAAATCGTAGATTATTTTTATGAAGTACGATTCGGCCTTGACAAGGATTCGCCTTGAACTGGAGTCACAACTGGTTATCGTGAGATTAGGGATTGAGCTATCGAATCCTTTACGTCGAATCCTTGAATTGTAATCTTTTGAGGATTGAATCCTTGCGCCGTGATCGACCGGCCGAACTTGGCCGACCCGTCGCGCTCGGTGGTCGCGAACATCTTCTCGTGAGGGGGGCGCCGCGACGTGCGAAGCAGAGGCGCGTTTTCGGCTGTGGCGTTGCGGGAGCCGCAGCCACCGCACGCGAAGCAGCACCGGTGATGCGCCCCCCAGATCCGCTGCGTTCTATCGGGCGCTTCCAGTCGCCGCGACGCCTTATCCTCGGCGCGCATGGCACCCAACGTGGACGATGAGAATCGAGGCCGGGGCCGCGTTGACGCATCACTACACGATACACCGAGTGGCAGCCTGCCGAGCACTGGACAGGCCGCCGAGTAAGTCCGACCGACGTAAGGGGCTGGTGTCGGAGAGGGGCACCGACCGAACGACTTGCGCGTCGGAACGTTCAATTGCTCGAATGCGTCCTAAAATTGGCCACTTGAACGTGTGCCGGGCGCATTACTGCCTTCCAAGCTGAATACGAGGGTTCGATTCCCTTCACCCGCTCCAACACTCTCGCCTCAGCCCGAATGCGGTATGATGGCCTTGAGCAGGGAAGACCATGACCAGTCGGACGCGCCGGAAGCGCATATCGGTTCTCAAGGCGAAGGTGGCGTAGGCCGCGCCGGAAGGCGAGAAGACGCATCCGGAACTGGCGCAGCAGTTTGACGCCCACGGCAATCAGATCTCGCAATGGCCGGGGCAGCTTGTGGCAGCCTCGGATTTCGCCTCGGAGCTGAAGGCGCCGGCAGCCCCTTCAAGGGGGATCGAGAGCCCTATCGCCGGCCGAACACCTCGAAGCGGGGGCCGGAACTGGCTTCTGCGCAAGCTGCCGGTCACGCGGCCAAATCGGGGCTGGCGATGGACATCACCTACATCCCCATGGCGCTCGGCTCCGTCTACCTGACGGCTGTAGTCGATTGGTTCAGCCGCCGGGTTCTGGCCTGGCGGTTGTCGATCACTATAGACGTCGCGTTCTACATCGGGACGGTCGAAGAAGCGATGGCTCGCCATGGCAAACCTGATGCCTTGGTGATCGGTGAAAGATGAGGAGGTCTATCTGAGCGCCTACGCCAGCGTGTCCGAGGCTCGGGCCTCGATCGGCCGGTATCTGAACTGGATCGCCACAATGTCGTCGACCAATCGCCTTTGCCTCTGCGCAGATTAGCCTCGGTCTCGGCCGATTGACGCCATGAAGGTAAACAATCTTCCGGCTGCCTCGTACCGTTTTGGCACACGACGCTCCCCCCGTGGCCATCACTCACGGCACTCAGAAAGAGGGAAGACCGCATT includes:
- a CDS encoding DUF6504 family protein, with product MTRVVSLFLPTWSTDRARRKAGDAAPPPEAPLVLIGRDGNRRIVLAADAAAQASGLRSGMPVTKAQVLVPGLIVEDADPAADSEGLERLAVWILERIAPVVAPDPPDGIVIDSSGADHLHGGESAMLDGLIGRLAMSGIAARAAVADSWGAAHALARYRTRSAIRAAPGHGPSVIASLPLEALRLPSSVSVGLRTLGFERIGDLLEQPRAPLALRFGPEIGRRIDQALGDLGEPIKAIRPPDLIEVRQAFAEPIGAAETIARYIGKLVVQLCERLEERGFGARRLDLICHRVDNRAQAIRVGLAVPVRDIKRLSRLLCEKIDTIEPGFGIEVMTLAATIAEPLERKQTTSSLVEESLPDVSDLVDTLINRVGERAIYRLAPVASDVPERSVCRIPAMAAETGASWPGHWPRPTRLLPQPEPVETMALLPDQPPVWFTWRGIRRRVKRADGPERVFGEWWKRDAELAAVRDYFRVEDDAGERYWLYRAGDGEHVATGSHRWFLHGVFG
- a CDS encoding error-prone DNA polymerase encodes the protein MSSPRYAELQVTSHFSFLRGASSCEQLFAQAAAAGTEALAIVDRNSLAGIVRAYEAAKTTGVRLVVGCRLDLVDGTSVLVYPTDRAAYSRLCRLLSLGKKRGGKAKCHLEWPDLVAYGEGLIAVLVPDHADEECAFRLRRLRDAFADRVYLALTLRRRPNDQLRLHELSNLAARMGVSTVVTNDVLFHEPARRILQDVVTCIRHNVSIDALGDRRERHADRYIKPPEEMHRLFSRYPEALARTLQIVSRCRFSLDELAYQYPEERDDPALTPQQTLDKLTWEGAIERYPEGIPESVTAALQHELRLIEKLGYAPYFLTVNSIVRFARSRDILCQGRGSAANSAVCYVLGITSIDPGRNDLLFERFVSEERREPPDIDVDFEHERREIVMQWIFDTYGRDHAALCSTVIRYRTKGALRDVGKALGLPEDLIGTLSSQVWAWSEAGVEPRHVEELNLNLKDRRLRLTLDLARQLMGAPRHLSQHPGGFVLTHDRLDDLVPIEPAAMADRQVIEWDKDDIDALKFMKVDVLALGMLTCMKKGLNLLSEHKGINLDLATIPAEDPRTYAMIRKADTLGTFQIESRAQMSMLPRLKPRTFYDLVVQVAIVRPGPIQGDMVHPYLRRREGLEPVHYPKPELEKVLGKTLGVPLFQEQAMRVAIECAGFTPGEADMLRKSMATFKFTGGVSVFKDKLIAGMVANGYEPEFAEQTFKQLEGFGSYGFPESHAASFALIAYASAWLKCWHPDIFCAALLNSQPMGFYAPAQIVRDAQAHGIEIRPVCANASRWDSTLEPTRDDSRFAIRLGLRMVKGLANAHGAAIVAARADQPFASVDDLWRRGGVPVAALTHIAEADGFRPCFGLARREALWAIKALRDEPLPLFAAASARQSEIIPEVDEPTVSLRQMTTGSEVVEDYRHVSLSLRSHPVAFLRRDLRRRRIVTCAEAMEARDGRWLEAAGIVLVRQRPGSAKGVMFITLEDESGIANLVVWQKVFEQNRRTILSAGMISVRGRIQREGEVVHLVAQRLSDLSAELASVGDREAPFPVPHGRGDEFHHGSATPAPRGMPPKGLRTRDIYIPDLHIDTIKVKTRDFR
- a CDS encoding tyrosine-type recombinase/integrase — encoded protein: MAMAASRQAVRTVFVVSQEAIKEGIPPGLEGAPFIVNETGEFDERLNEYLWARRNGDWSPATPVPGRDLEVYGREVLRAQLNYLRSRAYQLDVLRRWLLLEGLDYREVDQATLELYGDDLEAGLTSKKQGLQPSSVNQYLLSAIDFLNFGSQRGWRGRLVLERSKKGRRFRRSRRSGDKGELLVMRRCNPEQIEVWYDEKEIDAFCGEFETAPGTLAARLIHRMGLRIAEVLALTVRSFPSLEEFHKDRARRFVTVTGKFGKSRPVPIDESIVRAVERFKEFDRKFYEARLATPTDALLIGDSIEGTAPMQPRYLQKQFARARHAAGYSALSPHVLRHHFAAHFLLREWKQKARILSMHPHAFNISSGEAILSAELLRLQSALGHESIETTVKYLRGVAYLMGSEIPQQYSDELDGEAA